The Pyrus communis chromosome 9, drPyrComm1.1, whole genome shotgun sequence genome has a segment encoding these proteins:
- the LOC137744852 gene encoding sister chromatid cohesion 1 protein 4-like isoform X2 yields MFYSQFILAKKGPLGTIWIAAHLERKLRKNQVADTDIGVSVDSILFPEVPIALRLSSHLLLGVVRIYSRKVNYLFDDCSEALLKIKQAFRSTAVDLPPEESTAPYHSITLPETFDLDDFELPDNEIFQGNYVDHHVSTREQITLQDTMEGVVYSTSQFGLDERFGDGDTSQIGLEFDEDLFFGKVSAQGNDGISDGDPQTLGQSVTPLEKHDMYEGIPGTSETMQMNGIESQAPSTPGLFEEPNLFAVQEPMACNDQLDFEDHNLSNHNLSNLASVGNSENAGSMSGPRCGDDSTKENGYHLGDIEIKQARPQEHDQIKPFSPVLECSKGTVGALDGRNRVEDIHNGIVINNEPLMPCLDQKDDQHVEPAGVRLDETDASPSCSQVTSELDDPSRKICSSSNFPRVSEDYLEDQQTYLKPEIQNDVEIANNMGESCTHIITDPLKPVTYEDTAAAEVPVLRACGSLPSHHDIPSPTDKISEVPCNLPSEVVGPTSLENATSLETQLENLDRSATSNLPAPEKLLSVPEGFTSKPSDFIVETTPEKEVIVGDAGDGDGIKFISGKKRSSTESTMTVQSLNSVESFGVAREERTAESIPDDDDLLSSILVGRRSSVLKMKPTPPALEIMCTKRSRTAVRGTSSKRKVLMDDTMVLHGDQIRQQLTNTEDIRRVRKKAPCTCPEISMIQRQFLEDAIFTEPIFTGMSAELIYLHTETFDLSTIRVSENDQNNASMEPLKDVASSLEPNATKEIEPLRSTEPLIARDDTAAQPADIENENQKEDHNLKSHHTDAEEQRISDLEELNTSKHEHLGEIAEMEIDKENFEVADPVLEDIYKVSADVNVQSRLVDKTEEENASLQIDALCGSLDNKLDAQPMEVDALIVESSIQKEVDAIQVVDHSVEIRADVQIGASELIDSVDVTLATGECKNLSFSTDQSVGEIENSEQHTVNETEVLEANLHCDDNPNSYCIHGEDNENASWNGKENLGCREVGPRSGIDAEVTADPPPEDRGDYEDVAFGDDTEFLNVDDDEIAEDVDDMPCAGDTRLLENSGWSSRTRAVAKYLQTLLYKEPVHGKKVLGMDSLLNGKTRKEASRMFFETLVLKTRDYIHVEQAKPFDNVYIGPQVKLMKSEF; encoded by the exons ATGTTTTATTCTCAGTTTATATTGGCCAAGAAGGGTCCTCTTGGAACGATATGGATAGCGGCACATTTGGAGCGCAAGCTTCGCAAGAATCAGGTCGCCGACACCGATATTGGCGTCTCCGTAG ATTCTATTCTTTTTCCTGAAGTTCCGATTGCTCTCCGGTTGTCCAGCCATCTTCTGCTTGGTGTGGTGAGGATTTATTCTAGAAAGGTGAATTACCTGTTTGATGATTGTAGCGAGGCTTTGCTTAAGATAAAGCAAGCTTTTCGCTCCACTGCAGTCGATTTACCTCCAGAAGAATCTACTGCTCCGTATCATTCCATAACCTTGCCTGAGActtttgatcttgatgattttgAGCTACCAGATAATGAAATTTTtcaggg TAACTATGTTGACCATCATGTCAGTACAAGGGAGCAAATAACTCTCCAAGATACAATGGAGGGTGTGGTTTACTCAACATCTCAATTTGGATTGGATG AGCGGTTTGGTGATGGCGATACTTCTCAAATTGGTTTGGAATTTGATGAG GACCTGTTTTTTGGCAAGGTTTCAGCTCAAGGGAATGATGGAATTTCAGA TGGTGATCCTCAGACATTGGGCCAATCAGTAACACCTTTGGAAAAGCATGATATGTATGAGGGGATACCTGGAACCTCAGAAACCATGCAAATGAATGGGATTGAAAGCCAG GCTCCATCAACTCCTGGACTATTTGAAGAGCCAAATCTGTTTGCTGTTCAGGAACCTATGGCCTGCAATGATCAGTTGGATTTTGAAGACCATAATTTATCAAACCATAATTTATCAAACTTAGCATCCGTGGGCAACTCAGAAAATGCTGGTAGTATGTCAGGTCCGCGTTGTGGGGATGATAGTACCAAGGAGAATGGCTATCATTTGGGCGATATAGAGATCAAACAAGCAAGGCCACAGGAGCATGACCAAATTAAACCTTTTTCTCCAGTATTGGAATGTTCAAAGGGGACAGTTGGTGCATTGGATGGCCGAAACAGGGTGGAAGATATACATAATGGTATTGTGATAAACAATGAACCACTTATGCCCTGCCTAGATCAAAAGGATGACCAACATGTAGAACCTGCTGGAGTTAGGTTGGATGAAACTGATGCATCTCCTAGCTGCTCCCAGGTCACATCTGAGTTGGACGACCCTTCTCGTAAGATTTGTTCAAGTAGTAACTTTCCGAGAGTATCAGAGGATTATTTGGAGGATCAACAGACATATTTAAAGCCTGAAATACAGAATGATGTTGAAATTGCTAATAATATGGGAGAATCGTGCACACATATCATTACAGATCCTTTGAAGCCTGTTACGTATGAAGACACAGCAGCTGCTGAAGTGCCTGTGCTCCGGGCATGTGGCTCCCTCCCAAGTCATCATGATATACCATCTCCTACCGATAAAATTTCGGAAGTCCCTTGCAACTTACCATCTGAGGTTGTAGGGCCAACTTCATTGGAGAATGCAACATCTTTGGAGACTCAATTGGAGAACTTGGATAGATCTGCCACTTCTAACTTGCCTGCACCTGAAAAGTTGCTCTCTGTACCAGAGGGGTTCACTTCTAAACCAAGTGATTTTATAGTAGAAACTACGCCTGAAAAAGAAGTCATAGTTGGGGATGCCGGTGATGGTGATGGGATTAAATTCATATCAGGGAAAAAACGTAGTTCCACAGAAAGTACAATGACAGTGCAGAGTTTAAATTCAGTTGAATCATTTGGGGTGGCCCGAGAAGAGAGAACTGCAGAATCTATCcctgatgatgatgatttatTGTCTTCTATTTTAG TTGGAAGAAGGTCTTCAGTTCTAAAAATGAAACCCACTCCGCCTGCACTTGAAATAATGTGCACAAAACGCTCAAGAACTGCTGTCCGTGGTACCTCTTCAAAGAGGAAAGTGCTAATGGATGATACAATGGTTTTGCATGGCGA TCAAATACGCCAGCAGTTGACAAATACTGAAGACATACGTCGTGTGCGAAAAAAGGCTCCTTGTACTTGCCCAGAAATTTCAATGATTCAGCGACAATTTTTGGAAGATGCAATTTTCACTGAACCCATATTTACTG GCATGTCGGCGGAACTGATATATCTGCACACTGAAACATTTGATCTGAGCACAATCCGGGTTTCTGAAAATGATCAAAACAATGCTTCTATGGAGCCATTGAAGGATGTAGCATCCTCTCTGGAGCCAAATGCTACTAAAGAAATTGAACCCCTTCGAAGCACTGAACCTTTAATAGCGAGAGATGACACAGCAGCACAGCCTGCTGACATTGAGAACGAAAACCAGAAGGAAGATCATAACCTAAAGTCTCACCATACTGATGCTGAAGAACAAAGGATCAGTGACTTGGAAGAACTTAATACTTCCAAACATGAACACTTGGGAGAGATAGCTGAAATGGAAATtgacaaagaaaattttgaagttgCTGATCCTGTTTTAGAAGATATTTACAAGGTGTCAGCTGATGTTAACGTCCAGTCAAGGCTTGTGGATAAAACTGAGGAGGAAAATGCATCACTGCAGATTGATGCATTATGCGGGTCACTAGACAATAAGTTGGACGCCCAACCCATGGAGGTGGACGCATTGATAGTGGAGTCAAGTATCCAGAAAGAAGTTGATGCCATTCAAGTTGTTGACCACAGTGTCGAAATCAGAGCGGATGTTCAGATAGGTGCATCTGAACTTATTGACAGTGTAGATGTTACGCTTGCAACTGGGGAATGCAAAAACCTCAGTTTTTCAACTGATCAATCTGTGGGAGAAATTGAAAACAGCGAGCAACATACTGTGAATGAAACTGAGGTCCTGGAGGCAAACTTGCATTGTGATGACAACCCAAACTCTTATTGTATTCATGGTGAAGACAACGAGAATGCTTCCTGGAATGGTAAGGAAAATCTAGGTTGCCGGGAGGTTGGTCCACGTAGCGGTATTGATGCAGAAGTCACTGCAGACCCCCCTCCAGAAGATCGTGGT GATTATGAAGATGTAGCTTTTGGAGATGATACAG AATTTTTGAATGTAGATGATGATGAAATAGCTGAAGATGTCGATGACATGCCATGCGCTGGAGATACTCGTCTTCTTGAGAATAGTGGATGGTCTTCCCGCACCAG GGCTGTTGCCAAGTATCTCCAGACTTTACTTTATAAGGAACCTGTGCATGGGAAAAAGGTTCTTGGGATGGACAGTTTATTAAATGGTAAAACTCGAAAGGAAGCATCAAGGATGTTTTTTGAAACATTG GTGCTTAAGACAAGGGATTACATCCATGTGGAACAGGCAAAGCCTTTTGACAACGTCTACATAGGACCTCAAGTAAAACTCATGAAATCAGAGTTCTAA
- the LOC137744852 gene encoding sister chromatid cohesion 1 protein 4-like isoform X1 — MFYSQFILAKKGPLGTIWIAAHLERKLRKNQVADTDIGVSVDSILFPEVPIALRLSSHLLLGVVRIYSRKVNYLFDDCSEALLKIKQAFRSTAVDLPPEESTAPYHSITLPETFDLDDFELPDNEIFQGNYVDHHVSTREQITLQDTMEGVVYSTSQFGLDERFGDGDTSQIGLEFDEDLFFGKVSAQGNDGISDGDPQTLGQSVTPLEKHDMYEGIPGTSETMQMNGIESQNEVLAANTDFVTYAQAPSTPGLFEEPNLFAVQEPMACNDQLDFEDHNLSNHNLSNLASVGNSENAGSMSGPRCGDDSTKENGYHLGDIEIKQARPQEHDQIKPFSPVLECSKGTVGALDGRNRVEDIHNGIVINNEPLMPCLDQKDDQHVEPAGVRLDETDASPSCSQVTSELDDPSRKICSSSNFPRVSEDYLEDQQTYLKPEIQNDVEIANNMGESCTHIITDPLKPVTYEDTAAAEVPVLRACGSLPSHHDIPSPTDKISEVPCNLPSEVVGPTSLENATSLETQLENLDRSATSNLPAPEKLLSVPEGFTSKPSDFIVETTPEKEVIVGDAGDGDGIKFISGKKRSSTESTMTVQSLNSVESFGVAREERTAESIPDDDDLLSSILVGRRSSVLKMKPTPPALEIMCTKRSRTAVRGTSSKRKVLMDDTMVLHGDQIRQQLTNTEDIRRVRKKAPCTCPEISMIQRQFLEDAIFTEPIFTGMSAELIYLHTETFDLSTIRVSENDQNNASMEPLKDVASSLEPNATKEIEPLRSTEPLIARDDTAAQPADIENENQKEDHNLKSHHTDAEEQRISDLEELNTSKHEHLGEIAEMEIDKENFEVADPVLEDIYKVSADVNVQSRLVDKTEEENASLQIDALCGSLDNKLDAQPMEVDALIVESSIQKEVDAIQVVDHSVEIRADVQIGASELIDSVDVTLATGECKNLSFSTDQSVGEIENSEQHTVNETEVLEANLHCDDNPNSYCIHGEDNENASWNGKENLGCREVGPRSGIDAEVTADPPPEDRGDYEDVAFGDDTEFLNVDDDEIAEDVDDMPCAGDTRLLENSGWSSRTRAVAKYLQTLLYKEPVHGKKVLGMDSLLNGKTRKEASRMFFETLVLKTRDYIHVEQAKPFDNVYIGPQVKLMKSEF, encoded by the exons ATGTTTTATTCTCAGTTTATATTGGCCAAGAAGGGTCCTCTTGGAACGATATGGATAGCGGCACATTTGGAGCGCAAGCTTCGCAAGAATCAGGTCGCCGACACCGATATTGGCGTCTCCGTAG ATTCTATTCTTTTTCCTGAAGTTCCGATTGCTCTCCGGTTGTCCAGCCATCTTCTGCTTGGTGTGGTGAGGATTTATTCTAGAAAGGTGAATTACCTGTTTGATGATTGTAGCGAGGCTTTGCTTAAGATAAAGCAAGCTTTTCGCTCCACTGCAGTCGATTTACCTCCAGAAGAATCTACTGCTCCGTATCATTCCATAACCTTGCCTGAGActtttgatcttgatgattttgAGCTACCAGATAATGAAATTTTtcaggg TAACTATGTTGACCATCATGTCAGTACAAGGGAGCAAATAACTCTCCAAGATACAATGGAGGGTGTGGTTTACTCAACATCTCAATTTGGATTGGATG AGCGGTTTGGTGATGGCGATACTTCTCAAATTGGTTTGGAATTTGATGAG GACCTGTTTTTTGGCAAGGTTTCAGCTCAAGGGAATGATGGAATTTCAGA TGGTGATCCTCAGACATTGGGCCAATCAGTAACACCTTTGGAAAAGCATGATATGTATGAGGGGATACCTGGAACCTCAGAAACCATGCAAATGAATGGGATTGAAAGCCAG AATGAAGTCCTGGCTGCAAATACTGATTTTGTCACATATGCTCAGGCTCCATCAACTCCTGGACTATTTGAAGAGCCAAATCTGTTTGCTGTTCAGGAACCTATGGCCTGCAATGATCAGTTGGATTTTGAAGACCATAATTTATCAAACCATAATTTATCAAACTTAGCATCCGTGGGCAACTCAGAAAATGCTGGTAGTATGTCAGGTCCGCGTTGTGGGGATGATAGTACCAAGGAGAATGGCTATCATTTGGGCGATATAGAGATCAAACAAGCAAGGCCACAGGAGCATGACCAAATTAAACCTTTTTCTCCAGTATTGGAATGTTCAAAGGGGACAGTTGGTGCATTGGATGGCCGAAACAGGGTGGAAGATATACATAATGGTATTGTGATAAACAATGAACCACTTATGCCCTGCCTAGATCAAAAGGATGACCAACATGTAGAACCTGCTGGAGTTAGGTTGGATGAAACTGATGCATCTCCTAGCTGCTCCCAGGTCACATCTGAGTTGGACGACCCTTCTCGTAAGATTTGTTCAAGTAGTAACTTTCCGAGAGTATCAGAGGATTATTTGGAGGATCAACAGACATATTTAAAGCCTGAAATACAGAATGATGTTGAAATTGCTAATAATATGGGAGAATCGTGCACACATATCATTACAGATCCTTTGAAGCCTGTTACGTATGAAGACACAGCAGCTGCTGAAGTGCCTGTGCTCCGGGCATGTGGCTCCCTCCCAAGTCATCATGATATACCATCTCCTACCGATAAAATTTCGGAAGTCCCTTGCAACTTACCATCTGAGGTTGTAGGGCCAACTTCATTGGAGAATGCAACATCTTTGGAGACTCAATTGGAGAACTTGGATAGATCTGCCACTTCTAACTTGCCTGCACCTGAAAAGTTGCTCTCTGTACCAGAGGGGTTCACTTCTAAACCAAGTGATTTTATAGTAGAAACTACGCCTGAAAAAGAAGTCATAGTTGGGGATGCCGGTGATGGTGATGGGATTAAATTCATATCAGGGAAAAAACGTAGTTCCACAGAAAGTACAATGACAGTGCAGAGTTTAAATTCAGTTGAATCATTTGGGGTGGCCCGAGAAGAGAGAACTGCAGAATCTATCcctgatgatgatgatttatTGTCTTCTATTTTAG TTGGAAGAAGGTCTTCAGTTCTAAAAATGAAACCCACTCCGCCTGCACTTGAAATAATGTGCACAAAACGCTCAAGAACTGCTGTCCGTGGTACCTCTTCAAAGAGGAAAGTGCTAATGGATGATACAATGGTTTTGCATGGCGA TCAAATACGCCAGCAGTTGACAAATACTGAAGACATACGTCGTGTGCGAAAAAAGGCTCCTTGTACTTGCCCAGAAATTTCAATGATTCAGCGACAATTTTTGGAAGATGCAATTTTCACTGAACCCATATTTACTG GCATGTCGGCGGAACTGATATATCTGCACACTGAAACATTTGATCTGAGCACAATCCGGGTTTCTGAAAATGATCAAAACAATGCTTCTATGGAGCCATTGAAGGATGTAGCATCCTCTCTGGAGCCAAATGCTACTAAAGAAATTGAACCCCTTCGAAGCACTGAACCTTTAATAGCGAGAGATGACACAGCAGCACAGCCTGCTGACATTGAGAACGAAAACCAGAAGGAAGATCATAACCTAAAGTCTCACCATACTGATGCTGAAGAACAAAGGATCAGTGACTTGGAAGAACTTAATACTTCCAAACATGAACACTTGGGAGAGATAGCTGAAATGGAAATtgacaaagaaaattttgaagttgCTGATCCTGTTTTAGAAGATATTTACAAGGTGTCAGCTGATGTTAACGTCCAGTCAAGGCTTGTGGATAAAACTGAGGAGGAAAATGCATCACTGCAGATTGATGCATTATGCGGGTCACTAGACAATAAGTTGGACGCCCAACCCATGGAGGTGGACGCATTGATAGTGGAGTCAAGTATCCAGAAAGAAGTTGATGCCATTCAAGTTGTTGACCACAGTGTCGAAATCAGAGCGGATGTTCAGATAGGTGCATCTGAACTTATTGACAGTGTAGATGTTACGCTTGCAACTGGGGAATGCAAAAACCTCAGTTTTTCAACTGATCAATCTGTGGGAGAAATTGAAAACAGCGAGCAACATACTGTGAATGAAACTGAGGTCCTGGAGGCAAACTTGCATTGTGATGACAACCCAAACTCTTATTGTATTCATGGTGAAGACAACGAGAATGCTTCCTGGAATGGTAAGGAAAATCTAGGTTGCCGGGAGGTTGGTCCACGTAGCGGTATTGATGCAGAAGTCACTGCAGACCCCCCTCCAGAAGATCGTGGT GATTATGAAGATGTAGCTTTTGGAGATGATACAG AATTTTTGAATGTAGATGATGATGAAATAGCTGAAGATGTCGATGACATGCCATGCGCTGGAGATACTCGTCTTCTTGAGAATAGTGGATGGTCTTCCCGCACCAG GGCTGTTGCCAAGTATCTCCAGACTTTACTTTATAAGGAACCTGTGCATGGGAAAAAGGTTCTTGGGATGGACAGTTTATTAAATGGTAAAACTCGAAAGGAAGCATCAAGGATGTTTTTTGAAACATTG GTGCTTAAGACAAGGGATTACATCCATGTGGAACAGGCAAAGCCTTTTGACAACGTCTACATAGGACCTCAAGTAAAACTCATGAAATCAGAGTTCTAA
- the LOC137744684 gene encoding 2-alkenal reductase (NADP(+)-dependent) encodes MAEKVLVENKQVIFKGFVEGTPKETDLQVVVSATTELKPPKGSGAFLVKNLYLSCDPYMRGRMRDFRDSYIPPFVPGQPIEGFGVSKVVGSDNPTFKPGDLISGFTGWEEYSLISRTEQLRKVTPDGDIPLSFHVGLLGMPGFTAYAGFYEVCSPKKGECVLVSAASGAVGQLVGQLAKLHGCYVVGSCGSSQKVDLLRNKLGFDEAFNYKEEADLDAALKRYFPQGIDIYFDNVGGDMLDAAIVNMRIHGRIAVCGMVSEKNLSDPRGIRNVFNLISKRIRMQGFLQSDYIHLYPRFLEHVISYYKQGKIIYIEDMNEGLESAPSAFVGLFAGTNVGKQVIRVAHE; translated from the exons ATGGCTGAAAAAGTACTAGTAGAGAACAAGCAAGTGATATTCAAGGGGTTCGTAGAGGGAACTCCAAAGGAGACGGACTTGCAAGTGGTGGTCAGCGCCACGACTGAGCTCAAGCCTCCTAAAGGCTCCGGAGCTTTTCTGGTCAAGAATCTCTACCTCTCTTGCGACCCTTACATGAGAGGCCGTATGCGCGATTTTCGTGATTCCTATATTCCTCCATTCGTTCCTGGCCAG CCAATCGAAGGATTTGGTGTGTCCAAAGTTGTGGGTTCTGATAATCCGACTTTCAAGCCTGGCGACTTGATCTCTGGGTTCACTGGATGGGAAGAATACAGTTTGATTTCTAGAACTGAGCAGTTGAGAAAAGTTACGCCAGACGGCGACATCCCTCTATCATTCCATGTGGGTCTTCTTG GTATGCCAGGTTTTACTGCATATGCAGGATTCTACGAGGTCTGCTCCCCTAAGAAGGGGGAATGTGTTTTAGTTTCTGCTGCTTCCGGAGCTGTTGGTCAGCTTGTTGGCCAACTTGCTAAATTGCATGGCTGTTATGTTGTTGGAAGTTGTGGCTCAAGCCAAAAG GTTGATCTTCTGAGGAATAAGCTTGGGTTTGATGAAGCTTTTAACTACAAAGAAGAGGCAGACCTGGATGCAGCTTTGAAAAG GTACTTTCCACAAGGCATTGACATTTACTTTGATAATGTGGGAGGGGACATGCTTGATGCAGCAATTGTGAACATGAGAATTCACGGTCGGATTGCTGTTTGTGGAATGGTGTCTGAGAAAAACCTCTCTGATCCCCGAGGGATCCGCAATGTATTCAATCTGATATCAAAGCGTATCAGGATGCAGGGATTCCTGCAAAGTGATTACATACACTTGTACCCACGCTTCTTGGAACATGTCATTAGTTACTACAAGCAAGGGAAGATTATTTACATTGAAGACATGAATGAAGGCTTGGAAAGTGCTCCATCTGCTTTTGTAGGCTTATTTGCGGGAACAAATGTTGGTAAGCAAGTTATTCGTGTAGCCCACGAATGA